One Pseudochaenichthys georgianus chromosome 7, fPseGeo1.2, whole genome shotgun sequence DNA segment encodes these proteins:
- the cacna1sb gene encoding calcium channel, voltage-dependent, L type, alpha 1S subunit, b, which yields MASNADDKLVIMNEEELKRKQREKLKKLQATGGNPRPARTLFLFNLKNSFRKACITIVEWKTFEYIILLTIFANCIALAVFMPMPEEDSNNTNTNLESLEYIFMIVFTLECFLKIVAYGLVFHDGAYLRNCWNILDFVIVFMGLFTFALDTINKLADVPVEKGGGFDMKALRAFRVLRPLRLVSGVPSLQVVMNSILKAMLPLLHIALLVFLLVTIYAIMGLELFKCKMHKTCYYTGTNIYSTAEAELPAPCAQAGNGRRCMINGSECRPGWEGPDNGITHFDNIGFAMLTVYQCITMEGWTKVLYWVNDAMGNEWPWVYFVPLILLGSFFVLNLVLGVLSGEFTKEREKARSRGEFQELRERQQLDEDVNGYMEWITHAEILDADREGKGLLPLTSDPDKDSLYDMEGKSRVVYYYRLARRWNRFFRMKCLLYVKTRSFYWLVMFLVLLNTLTIATEHHHQSDSLTSLQDVASRLLLVLFIIEMFVKMYALGPRAYFMSLFNRFDFFVVLCGIVEMIMFSAGAVAPLGFSVLRCIRLLRILKVTKYWTSLSNLIASLLNSVRSIASLLLLLFLFIVIFSLLGMQVFGGKFNFTDNRPRRSNFDNFPQALISVFQILTGEDWTSIMYNGIMAYGGPVFPGILVSIFFIVLFVCGNYILLNVFLAIAVDNLAEAESLSSAQKEKAEEKMKRKLMRSKNPEKTDEERERIAKKLAEQRGKIECISTTAKLKIDEFESNVNEVKDPFPPDDFPGDDEEEEPAIPISDRPRPMADLQLKEEAVPLPEASSFFVFGPQNKFRKLCYKIINASAFTNLILLFILLSSISLAAEDPIDPKSYRNKILAYADIVFTTVFTIEIVLKMTVYGAFMHEGSFCRNSFNILDLIVVTVSLLSMGMESSAISVVKILRVLRVLRPLRAINRAKGLKHVVQCVFVAIKTIGNIVLVTMLLNFMFACIGVQLFKGKFYSCTDMLQMTEEECQGYFVKHMENSLQETTLAKREWLNSNFNFDNVLNGMLALFTVSTFEGWPKLLYRAIDSDEEDMGPVFNNRVDVSIFFIIYIILIAFFMMNIFVGFVIVTFQKQGEQEYKDCELDKNQRQCVQYALKARPLRCYIPKNPNQYRVWYIVTSCYFEYLMFFLIMLNTLCLGMQHCNQSNHVTELSDILNMIFTVLFTVEMILKLMAFKARGYFGDPWNVFDFIIVIGSVVDVILSEVDSALAASGGLYCLHGCAETNPLQAIAASENASVSITFFRLFRVMRLVKLLNRSEGIRNLLWTFIKSFQALPHVALLIIMLFFIYAVIGMQIFGKVSLVDGTQINRNNNFQTFPQAVLMLFRCATGEAWQEVMMASMYGKKCDPKSDFLPGEEFTCGSNFAVFYFLSFYCLCAFLILNLFVAVIMDNFDYLTRDWSLLGPHHLDEFKKIWAEYDPEATGRIKHLDVVTLLRSIQPPLGFGKFCPHRAACKRLAGMNMPLNSDGTVTFNATLFALVRTALKIKTEGNFEQANEELRAIIKSIWKRTSMKLLDQVIPPMGDDEVTVGKFYSTFLLQEHFRKFLKRQEEYGYRPSKKSASGPEIQAGLRSIDDEVAPEMHRAISGDLQNDEELDRAMEEATEDGIYQRSHGLFGNRVDSFSSEPVSTQAQHMTNQRPLQFSESQVESPPNSAALEPTTEFFPKSNTNNNAFAEFSFDREGSPENFYNRSEAEPGNLRSWNYIVRTDKTQFPYDPEYGDSQSLSSHTAADQLVQEALAQGGLSSLAKDPSFTAVARQEMADAMHTSVNDMESVALGILSERAGSVASDKKRRPIPVPPVAAQGARRPDPAARRKRRPIPQIPSVKEADSEV from the exons ATGGCGTCGAATGCGGATGACAAGCTGGTCATCATGAATGAAGAGGAGCTGAAGAGGAAGCAGAGGGAAAAGTTGAAGAAGCTACAGGCCACAGGAGGAAACCCTCGTCCAGCAAGAACCCTCTTCCTCTTTAACCTAAAAAATTCCTTTCGCAAGGCCTGCATCACCATTGTGGAGTGGAA AACCTTTGAGTACATCATCTTACTGACCATCTTTGCAAACTGTATTGCTTTGGCTGTGTTCATGCCCATGCCTGAGGAAGACAGTAATAACACCAACACAAACTTG GAGAGTTTGGAGTACATCTTCATGATCGTATTCACGTTAGAGTGCTTTCTGAAGATAGTGGCGTATGGGCTCGTGTTTCATGACGGCGCCTATTTACGGAACTGTTGGAACATATTGGACTTTGTCATCGTCTTCATGGG TCTCTTCACGTTTGCCTTGGATACCATCAATAAGTTAGCAGATGTGCCTGTGGAGAAGGGTGGAGGGTTTGACATGAAGGCGTTGAGAGCCTTCAGAGTGCTGCGACCCTTACGTCTCGTCTCTGGGGTCCCCA GCCTGCAGGTGGTGATGAACTCCATCCTCAAAGCCATGCTGCCTCTGCTGCACATCGCCCTGCTGGTGTTTCTACTGGTCACCATCTATGCCATCATGGGACTGGAGCTCTTCAAGTGCAAAATGCATAAAACCTGCTATTACACCGGCACAA ATATTTACTCCACAGCAgaagcagagctgcctgcacccTGTGCTCAGGCAGGAAACGGTCGGCGCTGCATGATCAACGGCTCTGAGTGTCGGCCAGGCTGGGAGGGTCCTGACAATGGCATCACCCACTTTGATAACATTGGCTTTGCCATGCTTACAGTGTACCAGTGTATCACCATGGAGGGATGGACCAAAGTGCTCTACTGG GTTAATGATGCCATGGGAAATGAATGGCCCTGGGTCTACTTCGTTCCCCTCATTCTGCTGGGTTCCTTCTTTGTGCTGAATCTGGTTCTGGGCGTGCTCAGTGG AGAGTTTACTAAAGAGCGAGAGAAGGCCAGGTCACGAGGAGAGTTTCAGGAGTTGAGAGAGCGGCAGCAGCTGGATGAAGATGTGAATGGCTACATGGAGTGGATCACTCACGCTGAAATCCTGGATGCCGACCGAGAGGGCAAAG GACTCCTGCCTTTAACCAGTGACCCTGATAAAGACAGCCTGTATGACATGGAAGGCAAGAGTCGAGTCGTCTACTACTA CCGCCTGGCCCGTCGCTGGAACCGTTTCTTTAGGATGAAGTGCCTTTTGTATGTGAAAACAAGGTCCTTTTACTGGCTAGTGATGTTCCTCGTCCTCCTCAACACCCTGACCATAGCAACAGAGCACCACCACCAGTCAGATTCGCTCACTTCCCTACAAG atgtgGCCAGTCGTTTACTGCTGGTGCTGTTTATAATCGAGATGTTTGTGAAGATGTATGCTCTGGGTCCGAGAGCTTATTTCATGTCCCTGTTTAACCGCTTTGACTTCTTCGTGGTGCTATGCGGTATCGTGGAGATGATCATGTTTTCTGCAGGAGCCGTGGCTCCCCTGGGTTTCTCTGTACTCAGGTGTATAAGATTGCTAAGGATCCTAAAAGTAACAAA GTACTGGACCTCATTGAGTAATCTTATAGCTTCACTCCTCAACTCTGTACGCTCCATCGCCTCCCTGCTCCTTCTTCTCTTCCTCTTCATCGTAATTTTCTCACTCCTGGGCATGCAGGTGTTTGGGGGGAAATTCAACTTCACCGATAACAGACCCAGACGCAGTAACTTTGACAACTTCCCTCAGGCCCTCATCAGCGTGTTTCAG ATCCTAACAGGAGAGGACTGGACATCAATAATGTACAATGGAATAATGGCATATGGAGGGCCTGTGTTTCCTGGCATCTTGGTCTCCATTTTCTTCATCGTCCTCTTTGTCTGTGGAAACT ATATCCTTCTCAATGTCTTCTTGGCCATCGCCGTCGACAACCTGGCAGAGGCTGAGAGTCTGTCTTCAGCTCAGAAAGAAAAGGCGGAGGAGAAGATGAAGAGAAAGCTAATGAG GTCCAAAAACCCTGAGAAGACTGACGAGGAGAGGGAAAGGATAGCTAAGAAACTGGCAGAGCAGAGAGGCAAGATAGAATGCATTTCCACCACAGCCAAG CTCAAAATTGATGAGTTTGAGTCCAATGTCAACGAAGTGAAAGATCCATTCCCACCTGATGACTTTCCAG GTgatgatgaggaggaagagCCTGCAATCCCCATCAGCGATCGGCCCCGACCGATGGCCGATCTGCAGCTGAAGGAGGAAGCCGTTCCATTGCCCGAAGCCAGCTCCTTTTTCGTGTTTGGCCCTCAGAACAA GTTCCGTAAACTCTGCTACAAGATCATCAACGCCTCTGCCTTCACCAACTTAATCCTTCTGTTCATCCTGCTCTCCTCCATCTCCCTGGCAGCTGAGGACCCCATCGACCCAAAGTCCTACAGAAACAAG ATCTTGGCCTATGCTGACATTGTCTTCACAACTGTGTTCACCATTGAGATTGTACTGAAG ATGACAGTATATGGAGCATTCATGCACGAAGGCTCCTTCTGCCGTAACTCCTTCAACATCCTGGATCTGATTGtcgttacagtctccctgcTTTCTATGGGGATGGA GTCGAGTGCCATCTCTGTGGTGAAGATTCTCAGGGTGCTGAGGGTGCTGAGGCCTCTCAGGGCCATCAATAGAGCCAAGGGGTTAAAG CATGTGGTCCAATGCGTGTTTGTGGCCATCAAAACCATCGGAAACATCGTCCTGGTCACCATGCTGCTGAATTTCATGTTTGCCTGTATTGGGGTGCAACTCTTCAAG GGTAAATTCTACAGCTGCACAGACATGTTGCAAATGACGGAGGAGGAATGCCA GGGATACTTTGTAAAGCACATGGAGAATTCCCTTCAAGAAACAACGTTGGCAAAGAGAGAATGGCTCAACAGTAACTTCAACTTTGACAATGTGCTCAATGGCATGCTGGCTCTCTTCACGGTTTCAACATTTGAGGGCTGGCCAAA ATTGTTATACAGAGCCATTGATTCAGACGAAGAAGACATGGGTCCTGTCTTCAACAACCGCGTGGATGTTTCCATCttcttcatcatctacatcaTCCTCATCGCCTTCTTCATGATGAATATTTTTGTGGGCTTCGTCATTGTCACTTTCCAGAAGCAGGGCGAGCAGGAGTATAAGGACTGTGAGCTGGACAAGAACCAG CGTCAGTGTGTGCAGTACGCCCTAAAGGCCCGACCTCTGAGGTGCTACATCCCCAAAAACCCGAATCAGTACAGAGTCTGGTACATTGTCACCTCCTGCTACTTTGAATACCTCATGTTCTTCCTAATTATGCTCAACACATTGTGTCTGGGGATGCAG CATTGTAACCAGTCGAACCATGTGACCGAGCTGTCAGACATCCTGAACATGATTTTCACCGTGCTCTTCACTGTGGAGATGATTCTGAAGCTCATGGCCTTCAAAGCGAGG GGCTACTTCGGAGACCCCTGGAACGTCTTTGACTTCATCATCGTTATTGGTAGTGTAGTTGATGTCATACTGAGCGAAGTCGAT AGTGCCCTGGCCGCCAGTGGAGGACTGTACTGTCTCCATGGCTGTGCT GAGACAAATCCTTTGCAAGCTATTGCG GCATCTGAAAATGCGTCAGTTTCCATCACGTTCTTCCGACTTTTCCGTGTCATGCGTCTGGTCAAGCTGCTGAACCGTTCGGAGGGCATCCGTAATCTGCTGTGGACCTTCATCAAGTCCTTCCAG GCTCTTCCTCATGTAGCTTTGCTCATCATAATGCTCTTCTTTATCTACGCTGTCATTGGGATGCAG ATCTTTGGAAAGGTATCCTTAGTGGATGGCACCCAAATCAACcgcaacaacaacttccagaCATTCCCTCAGGCTGTTTTGATGTTATTCCG GTGTGCTACTGGAGAGGCATGGCAAGAGGTCATGATGGCTTCAATGTATGGGAAGAAGTGTGATCCCAAGTCTGACTTCCTGCCAGGAGAGGAGTTCACCTGCGGGTCCAATTTTGCTGTCTTCTACTTCCTCAGTTTTTACTGCCTCTGTGCTTTCCTG ATCCTCAACTTGTTTGTGGCTGTCATCATGGACAACTTTGACTATCTGACCCGTGATTGGTCTCTTCTCGGTCCGCACCATCTGGACGAGTTTAAGAAGATCTGGGCTGAATATGACCCTGAAGCCAC GGGGAGGATTAAACATCTGGATGTTGTGACGCTGCTGCGAAGCATCCAGCCCCCACTGGGCTTTGGAAAGTTCTGTCCTCATCGTGCTGCATGCAAG CGCTTGGCTGGCATGAACATGCCTCTGAACAGTGATGGCACCGTCACCTTTAATGCCACCCTCTTCGCTCTCGTCAGGACTGCACTCAAGATCAAAACTGAAG GCAACTTTGAGCAAGCCAATGAGGAGCTGAGAGCCATTATAAAATCCATCTGGAAACGCACCAGTATGAAACTATTGGACCAGGTCATCCCCCCTATGGGAG ATGATGAGGTGACGGTGGGGAAATTCTACTCCACCTTCCTGCTCCAGGAACATTTCCGTAAGTTCTTGAAGCGCCAGGAGGAGTATGGCTACCGACCCAGTAAAAAGAGCGCCTCCGGCCCAGAGATCCAG GCGGGCCTGAGGAGCATTGACGATGAGGTCGCTCCAGAGATGCACCGGGCCATTTCAGGAGACCTGCAGAACGATGAAGAGCTGGACAGAGCCATGGAGGAGGCTACAGAAGACGGAATCTACCAG CGTTCTCACGGTCTGTTTGGTAACCGGGTGGACTCCTTCTCCTCTGAGCCGGTCAGCACTCAGGCCCAGCATATGACCAACCAGCGGCCCCTCCAGTTCTCCGAGAGCCAGGTGGAGTCTCCACCAAACTCTGCTGCCTTGGAGCCCACTACTGAATTTTTCCCAAAAAGCAACACTAACAACAACGCCTTCGCAGA GTTTTCATTTGACAGAGAAGGCAGTCCCGAAAACTTTTACAATCGCAGTGAGGCAGAGCCTG GAAACCTGCGCTCCTGGAACTACATTGTGAGAACAGACAAAACACAG TTCCCCTATGACCCTGAGTATGGTGACAGTCAGAGTCTGAGCTCCCATACGGCTGCAGACCAGCTGGTCCAGGAG GCTCTAGCACAGGGCGGTCTGTCCTCCCTGGCCAAAGACCCCAGCTTCACCGCTGTTGCTAGGCAGGAGATGGCGGATGCTATGCACACATCTGTCAATGACATGGAGAGCGTGGCTCTGGGCATCCTCAGCGAGCGCGCCGGCAGCGTCGCCTCTGACAAAAAGAGACGTCCCATCCCAGTCCCCCCCGTGGCAGCTCAGGGAGCCAGAAGGCCCGATCCGGCGGCGAGGAGGAAGAGACGTCCCATCCCCCAGATTCCCTCCGTAAAGGAGGCCGACTCCGAAGTTTAG
- the smc1a gene encoding structural maintenance of chromosomes protein 1A, with translation MGYLKLIEIENFKSYKGRQIIGPFHKFTAIIGPNGSGKSNLMDAISFVLAEKTSNLRVKTLKDLIHGAPVGKPAANRAYVSMVYQEDNGEERNFTRGIIGSSSEYRINSKVVGLPEYSEELEKLGILIKARNFLVFQGAVESIAMKNPKERTALFEEISRSGELAQEYDRRKKEMVKAEEDTQFNYHRKKNIAAERKEAKQEKEEAERYQRLKDEVARASVQLQLFKLYHNETEIEKLNKELAQRNKEIDKDRKKMDNVEEELKDKKKELGRLMREQQTIEKEIKEKDSELNQKRPQYIKAKENTSHKIKKLEAARKSLQNAQKMYKKRKGDMDELDKEMQAVDSTKQEFEERMEEEAQSQGQDLTLEENQVKQYHRLKEEASKRAATLAQELEKFNRDQKADQDRLDLEERKKVETEAKIKQKIREIEENQKRIEKLEDYITTSRQSLDEQKRMEEELTEEVEGAKRRIDEINTELNQVMEQLGDARIDRQENSRQQRKAEIMESIKRLYPGSVYGRLIDLCQPTQKKYQIAVTKVLGKNMDAIIVDSEKTGRDCIQYIKEQRGEPETFLPLDYLEVKPTDEKLRELRGAKLVIDVIRYEPPHIKKALQYACGNALVCDNVEDARRIAFGGPYRHKTVALDGTLFQKSGVISGGASDLKAKARRWDEKAVDKLKEKKEKLTEELKDQMKAKRKEAELRQVQSQAHGLQMRLKYSQSDLEQTKTRHLSLNMQEKSKLESELANFGPRINDIKRIIHSREKEITDLQDRMNLVEDEVFIEFCKEIGVRNIREFEEEKVKRQNEIAKKRLEFETQKTRLGIQVDYEKNQLKEDQEKVMMWEQTVKKDDAEIERLKKEEHRHMKIIDETMAQLQDLKNQHLTKKSEVNDKNHDMEEIRKKLGGANKELTQLQKEVTAIETKQEQKRSDRHNLLQACKMQDIRLPLRSGTMDYMSQGEGSSQPEESNSQRTSSTVLAKEALIEIDYGILTEDLKDALSEEEFKGETNTLQQRLNEQQSILQRISAPNMKAMEKLESVRDKFQETSDEFEAARKRAKKAKQAFEQIKKERYDRFNNCFESVATNIDEIYKALSRNSSAQAFLGPENPEEPYLDGINYNCVAPGKRFRPMDNLSGGEKTVAALALLFAIHSYKPAPFFVLDEIDAALDNTNIGKVANYIKDQSVHTQAIVISLKEEFYTKADSLIGVYPEQGDCVISKVLTFDLSVYPDANPNPNE, from the exons ATGGGTTATTTAAAACTGATCGAGATCGAGAACTTTAAGTCGTATAAAGGAAGACAGATCATTGGACCTTTTCATAAGTTCACAGCTATCATCGGACCCAATGGATCTG GAAAGTCCAACCTTATGGATGCCATCAGCTTCGTGTTGGCAGAGAAGACCAGCAACCTGCGAGTGAAGACTCTGAAGGATCTGATccatggagcacctgtagggaAGCCTGCTGCGAACAGAGCCTATGTCAGTATGGTGTACCAGGAGGATAATGGAGAGGAGCGCAACTTCACAAGGGGAATCATTG GTTCCTCCTCTGAGTACCGAATCAACAGCAAGGTGGTGGGCCTGCCTGAATACAGTGAAGAGCTTGAGAAACTTGGCATTCTGATCAAGGCTAGGAACTTCCTCGTCTTCCAG GGAGCTGTGGAGTCTATTGCCATGAAGAACCCTAAGGAGCGAACAGCTCTGTTTGAGGAAATCTCTCGGTCTGGAGAGCTGGCCCAGGAGTACGACCGCAGGAAGAAGGAAATGGTGAAAGCAGAGGAGGACACACAGTTCAATTACCATCGTAAGAAAAACATTGCTGCTGAGCGCAAAGAAGCCAAGCAAGAGAAAGAGGAG GCTGAGCGTTACCAGCGTTTGAAAGATGAGGTGGCCAGGGCTAGTGTTCAGTTGCAGCTCTTTAAGCTGTACCACAATGAGACTGAGATTGAGAAGCTGAACAAAGAGCTGGCCCAGCGCAACAAGGAGATCGATAAGGACCGCAAAAAGATGGACAATGTGGAGGAGGAGCTGAAGGACAAGAAGAAGGAGCTGGGCCGACTGATGAGAGAGCAGCAGACAATTGAGAAAGAAATCAA AGAAAAAGACTCTGAGTTGAACCAAAAGAGGCCGCAGTACATCAAGGCAAAAGAAAACACCTCACACAAGATCAAGAAGCTCGAGGCAGCACGCAAGTCTTTGCAAAATGCCCAGAAGATGTACAAGAAACGCAAGGGGGACATGGATGAGCTGGACAAAGAGATGCAGGCGGTGGACTCGACCAAGCAAGAGTTTGAGGAGCGGATGGAGGAGGAGGCGCAGAGCCAGGGCCAGGACCTCACCCTGGAAGAGAACCAG gtcaAGCAGTACCATCGTCTGAAGGAGGAGGCCAGTAAGCGAGCTGCcaccctggctcaggagctggAGAAGTTCAATCGCGACCAAAAGGCCGACCAGGACCGCCTGGACTtggaggagaggaagaaagtAGAGACAGAG gctaaaatcaaacaaaagatCCGTGAAATTGAGGAAAACCAGAAACGTATTGAGAAATTAGAGGATTATATCACCACCAGCAG GCAGTCACTGGATGAGCAGAAGCGCATGGAGGAGGAGCTGACGGAGGAGGTGGAGGGTGCCAAAAGGAGAATTGATGAGATCAACACAGAGCTTAACCAG GTGATGGAGCAGCTGGGAGACGCCAGAATCGACAGACAGGAGAACAGTCGCCAGCAGCGCAAGGCGGAGATCATGGAGAGCATCAAAAGACTCTACCCTGGCTCTGTG TATGGTCGTCTTATTGACCTGTGCCAGCCCACCCAGAAGAAGTATCAGATTGCTGTGACCAAAGTGTTGGGCAAGAACATGGACGCCATCATCGTTGACTCAGAGAAGACGGGCAGAGATTGTATTCAATACATCAAGGAGCAGAGAGGAGAGCCCGAGACCTTCCTTCCTCTCGACTACCTGGAG GTGAAACCAACAGATGAGAAGCTGAGAGAGCTTCGAGGAGCCAAACTGGTGATTGATGTGATCCGCTATGAGCCTCCACACATCAAGAAAGCCTTGCAGTATGCCTGTGGCAACGCCCTGGTCTGTGACAACGTAGAGGATGCACGAAGGATTGCTTTCGGAGGGCCATACAGACACAAG ACGGTAGCCCTCGATGGAACTCTGTTCCAGAAGTCTGGAGTCATCTCTGGAGGAGCCAGTGACCTGAAGGCCAAGGCCAGGCGCTGGGATGAGAAGGCAGTCGACAAGCTCAAGGAGAAGAAAGAAAAACTCACTGAAGAGCTCAAG GACCAAATGAAGGCCAAGAGGAAGGAGGCGGAGCTGCGTCAGGTGCAGTCTCAGGCCCACGGTCTGCAGATGAGACTCAAGTACTCCCAGAGTGATCTGGAACAGACCAAGACCCGCCACCTCTCCCTCAACATGCAG GAGAAATCTAAGCTAGAGAGTGAGTTGGCAAACTTTGGCCCTCGCATCAACGACATCAAGAGGATCATCCATTCCCGGGAGAAGGAGATCACCGACCTGCAAGACCGCATGAACCTG GTGGAGGATGAGGTGTTTATTGAATTCTGTAAGGAGATTGGAGTGAGGAATATCAGAGAGTTTGAGGAGGAGAAGGTGAAGAGGCAGAATGAGATTGCAAAGAAGCG TCTTGAGTTTGAGACGCAGAAGACCCGTCTGGGTATCCAGGTAGACTACGAAAAGAACCAGCTGAAGGAGGACCAGGAGAAAGTCATGATGTGGGAGCAGACTGTCAAGAAAGACGACGCTGAAATAGAACGACTAAAGAAG gaggagcacagacacatgaAGATCATTGATGAGACAATGGCCCAACTCCAGGacctgaagaaccagcacctcaCCAAGAAGTCTGAAGTCAACGATAAGAACCATGACATGGAGGAGATCCGCAAAAAACTGGGTGGCGCCAACAA GGAGTTGACTCAGCTCCAGAAAGAGGTCACAGCCATTGAGACCAAACAAGAGCAGAAGCGCAGCGATCGTCACAACTTACTGCAAGCCTGCAAAATGCAGGACATCCGGTTGCCTCTGCGATCAGGAACAATGGATTATATGAGCCAGGGAGAG GGGAGCTCCCAGCCAGAAGAGTCCAACAGCCAGAGGACGTCCAGCACTGTTCTGGCCAAAGAGGCTCTCATAGAGATCGACTACGGTATCCTGACTGAAGACCTTAAG GATGCACTGTCGGAGGAAGAGTTCAAGGGCGAGACCAACACACTGCAGCAGCGTTTGAACGAGCAGCAGAGCATCCTCCAGAGGATCAGTGCACCCAACATGAAGGCCATGGAGAAGCTGGAGAGCGTCCGGGACAAGTTCCAGGAGACCAGTGATG AGTTTGAGGCTGCTCGTAAGAGAGCCAAGAAAGCCAAGCAAGCCTTTGAGCAGATTAAGAAGGAGAGGTATGATCGCTTCAATAACTGCTTTGAGTCTGTCGCCACCAACATCGATGAGATCTACAAGGCCCTCTCACGCAACAGCAGTGCCCAG GCTTTCCTGGGCCCAGAAAACCCCGAGGAGCCATACCTGGACGGTATTAACTATAACTGTGTGGCCCCTGGAAAGAGGTTCAGGCCCATGGACAATCTGTCTGGAGGAGAGAAGACTGTCGCTGCCCTGGCTCTGCTCTTTGCTATTCACAG CTACAAACCCGCGCCCTTCTTTGTCCTGGATGAGATTGACGCTGCTCTGGATAACACTAACATTGGCAAG GTGGCCAATTATATTAAAGACCAGTCGGTGCACACGCAGGCCATCGTCATTTCTCTGAAAGAGGAGTTCTACACCAAGGCCGACTCACTCATCGGTGTTTATCCAGAG CAAGGAGATTGTGTCATCAGCAAAgtgctgacctttgacctctccGTGTATCCTGACGCCAACCCCAATCCCAATGAATAG
- the ribc1 gene encoding RIB43A-like with coiled-coils protein 1, which produces MYKVDLPLDQSIENAVERRRSAETERKARIFNTRLRVMGLDVSALDQQVQKKKHQQNMEIQRDKAFDKLREYYDEALLQQDIDEKEKQDTLRAELTQYRATHQCVEDSRDADLKCGLKGAFSSTTSEGKLGPASMTLFQGEHIGEEQMRREQMKKTDRDLRAQKEDNERKHVGEKQREMIVNKELVLQDLRGVQLHALDEECKKATRIALDNYNHALTAERAERLKEQHRREEMEKRAEMQHTLTSDMMTECADAAERELGGRRAARVLVDRWKGMSPEQLSAIHREREEQRQERERQRDAEKIQNAAWELQLLKQSRKAEEEDRRAEELRREKRIQADHYNMQLAREQQEHQEFLNKKLYTNKPSKDYFHQFNTSSR; this is translated from the exons ATGTACAAAGTGGATTTGCCTTTAGACCAGTCCATAGAAAATGCTGTGGAGAGGCGAAGGTCTGCAGAAACAGAGCGCAAGGCGCGGATCTTCAACACTCGGCTCCGTGTGATGGGTCTCGATGTTTCTGCTCTCGACCAACAGGTTCAGAAGAAAAAACACCAGCAAAACATGGAGATACAACGAGACAAAGCTTTCG ATAAGCTGAGAGAGTATTACGATGAAGCTCTGCTGCAGCAAGACATTGATGAAAAAGAGAAACAAGACACTTTGCGAGCTGAGCTGACCCAGTATCGGGCCACTCATCAGTGTGTAGAGGACTCACGAGATGCTGATCTCAAGTGTGGCCTGAAGGGGGCGTTCAGTAGCACCACTTCAGAGGGTAAACTGGGGCCTGCCAGTATGACACTCTTTCAG GGAGAGCATATTGGAGAGGAGCAAATGAGGAGAGAACAAATGAAAAAGACAGACAGAGATCTACGAGCACAGAAGGAAGACAATGAGAGAAAGCACGTGGGAGAAAAGCAAAGAG agaTGATCGTGAACAAAGAGTTGGTGCTTCAGGACCTGAGGGGGGTTCAGCTACATGCATTAGACGAGGAGTGTAAGAAAGCTACCCGCATCGCACTCGACAACTACAATCATGCTCTG ACTGCAGAGAGGGCAGAGAGACTGAAGGAGCAGCACAGGAGAGAGGAAATGGAGAAACGTGCAGAGATGCAGCACACTCTGACATCCGATATGATGACAGAGTGTGCAGATGCAGCGGAGAGAGAGTTGGGAGGAAGGAGGGCGGCCCGGGTCCTGGTGGACAGGTGGAAGGGGATGAGCCCCGAGCAGCTGAGCGCCATCCACAGGGAGAGAGAAGAACAGCGCCAGGAGAGAGAG AGACAACGTGACGCTGAAAAGATTCAGAATGCAGCTTGGGAACTCCAGCTGCTGAAGCAGTCCAGAAAagcagaggaggaggacagGAGAGCAGAAGAGCTGAGGAGAGAGAAGAGGATTCAGGCGGATCATTACAACATGCAGCTGGCCAGAGAGCAGCAGGAACA TCAGGAGTTCCTGAACAAGAAGCTCTACACCAACAAACCCAGCAAGGACTACTTTCATCAGTTCAACACCAGCTCCCGCTGA